The following coding sequences are from one Hippopotamus amphibius kiboko isolate mHipAmp2 chromosome 9, mHipAmp2.hap2, whole genome shotgun sequence window:
- the LOC130861733 gene encoding olfactory receptor 56A1: MASPSNYSTAPVSEFLLICFPNYQSWQHWLSLPLSLLFLLAMGANATLLITIRLEASLHEPMYYLLSILSLLDMVLCLTVIPKVLAIFWFDLRSISFFACFLQMYIMNCFLPMESCTFMIMAYDRYVAICHPLRYPSIITDKFVAKASVFIVTRNAFLPAPIPILSARLHYCGKNVIENCICANLSVSRLSCDNFTLNRIYQFVAGWTLLGSDFVLIFISYIFILRAVLKFKAEGAAVKALSTCGSHFILILFFSTILLVVVLTNVARKKVPMDILILLNVLHHLIPPALNPIVYGVRTKEIKQGIQKLLWRGM; the protein is encoded by the coding sequence ATGGCGTCACCCAGCAACTACTCCACTGCTCCAGTCTCTGAATTCCTCCTCATCTGCTTCCCTAACTACCAGAGCTGGCAGCACtggctctccctgcccctcagcctcctcttccttctggccATGGGGGCCAATGCCACCCTCCTGATCACCATCCGGCTGGAGGCCTCTCTGCATGAGCCCATGTACTACCTGCTCAGCATCCTCTCCCTGCTGGACATGGTGCTCTGCCTCACCGTCATCCCCAAGGTCCTGGCCATCTTCTGGTTTGACCTCAGGTCCATCAGCTTCTTTGCCTGTTTCCTTCAGATGTACATCATGAATTGTTTCCTCCCCATGGAGTCCTGCACATTCATgatcatggcctatgaccgctatgtggccatttgCCACCCACTACGATACCCATCCATCATCACTGACAAATTTGTGGCCAAGgctagtgttttcattgtcacacGAAATGCCTTTCTTCCTGCACCCATTCCTATTCTCTCTGCTCGGCTCCACTACTGTGGGAAAAATGTCATTGAGAACTGCATCTGTGCCAACCTGTCTGTGTCCAGGCTCTCCTGTGACAACTTCACCCTGAACAGAATCTACCAATTTGTGGCTGGTTGGACCTTACTAGGCTCAGATTTTGTCCTCATCTTCATCTCCTACATCTTCATCCTAAGAGCTGTGCTCAAGTTCAAGGCCGAGGGGGCTGCAGTCAAGGCTCTGAGCACATGTGGCTCCCACTTCATCCTCATCCTCTTCTTCAGCACCATCCTGCTGGTTGTGGTGCTGACAAACGTGGCCAGAAAGAAGGTCCCCATGGACATCCTGATCCTGCTCAATGTCCTTCATCACCTCATACCTCCTGCCTTGAACCCTATTGTATATGGGGTTCGGACCAAAGAGATAAAACAAGGAATTCAGAAAttgctgtggagagggatgtga
- the LOC130861728 gene encoding olfactory receptor 56A4-like — MIRIHYMASPSNYSAPVSEFLLICFPNYQSWQHWLSLPLSLLFLLAMGANATLLITIRLEASLHEPVYYLLSLLSLLDMVLCLTVIPKVLAIFWFDLRSISFFACFLQMFIMNCFLAMESCTFMIMAYDRYVAICHPLRYPSIITGQFVARATIFVVARNGLFFLPVPILSAKLRYCAENIIKNCICTNLSVSKLSCDDITFNRLYQFVAGWTLLGSDLILIILSYSFILKAVLRIKAEGAAAKALSTCGSHFILILFFSTVLLVLVITNLARKRIPLDVPILLNILHHLIPPALNPIVYGVRTKEIRQGIQQLLRRL; from the coding sequence ATGATCAGGATACATTACATGGCATCACCCAGCAACTACTCTGCTCCAGTCTCTGAATTCCTCCTCATCTGCTTCCCTAACTACCAGAGCTGGCAGCACTGGCTgtccctgcccctcagcctcctcttccttctggccATGGGGGCCAATGCCACCCTCCTGATCACCATCCGGCTGGAGGCCTCTCTGCATGAGCCTGTGTACTACCTGctcagcctcctctccctgctggaCATGGTGCTCTGCCTCACCGTCATCCCCAAGGTTCTGGCCATTTTTTGGTTTGACCTCAGGTCCATCAGCTTCTTTGCCTGCTTCCTTCAGATGTTCATCATGAATTGCTTCCTTGCCATGGAGTCCTGCACATTCATgatcatggcctatgaccgctatgtggccatctgccatcCACTCAGGTACCCATCCATCATCACTGGCCAATTCGTAGCTAGGGCTACCATCTTCGTTGTGGCCCGGAATGGCCTCTTTTTCCTCCCTGTTCCAATCCTTTCTGCCAAGCTCAGGTACTGTGCAGAAAACATCATCAAGAACTGCATCTGCACTAACCTCTCTGTGTCCAAGCTCTCCTGTGATGACATCACCTTCAATCGGCTCTACCAGTTTGTGGCAGGCTGGACCCTGCTGGGCTCTGACCTCATCCTCATCATTCTCTCCTACTCTTTTATCCTGAAAGCTGTACTAAGGATCAAGGCTGAGGGGGCTGCCGCCAAGGCCCTGAGCACATGTGGTTCCCACTTCATCCTCATCCTCTTCTTCAGCACAGTCCTGCTGGTCCTGGTCATCACTAACCTGGCCAGGAAGAGGATTCCCCTGGATGTCCCCATCCTGCTCAACATCCTGCACCACCTCATCCCCCCAGCTCTGAACCCCATTGTTTATGGTGTGAGAACCAAGGAGATCAGGCAGGGAATCCAGCAACTGCTGAGAAGGTTGTAA